A single Leishmania major strain Friedlin complete genome, chromosome 24 DNA region contains:
- a CDS encoding putative 60S ribosomal protein L17, protein MTHYSRKPQVSSKSAKAKVSDLRCHYKNTFETANVINGMPLRKAQQLYRQVLAKTRCIPFKRYNGKIGRTAQAKEWGQTKGRWPRKSVVAMMSLLKNAEANAIEKGLDPNQMVIKHVQVDQAARMRRRTYRAHGRITPYMCSPCHVQLFMSEKKERVPAPKSAPKK, encoded by the coding sequence ATGACGCACTACTCCCGAAAGCCGCAGGTGTCGTCGAAGAGCGCCAAGGCGAAGGTTAGCGACCTCCGCTGCCACTACAAGAACACCTTCGAGACGGCGAATGTGATCAACGGCATGCCGCTTCGCAAGGCTCAGCAGCTGTACCGCCAGGTGCTCGCCAAGACCCGCTGCATCCCGTTCAAGCGCTACAACGGCAAGATCGGCCGCACCGCTCAGGCGAAGGAGTGGGGCCAGACCAAGGGCCGCTGGCCGCGCAAGTCCGTCGTGGCGATGATGTCGCTGCTCAAGAACGCCGAGGCCAACGCCATCGAGAAGGGTCTTGACCCCAACCAGATGGTCATCAAGCACGTCCAGGTGGACCAGGCTGCCcgcatgcgccgccgcacgtaCCGTGCCCACGGTCGCATCACGCCGTACATGTGCAGCCCCTGCCACGTGCAGCTGTTCATGTCGGAGAAGAAGGAGCGGGTCCCGGCCCCGAAGAGCGCCCCCAAGAAGTGA
- a CDS encoding beta transducin-like protein codes for MKITINIELAHSELYKAAHLQQTVSELDPNAAVRFKTDTSFLAQRIKDAVKAKQYDTVVSELVHRLSYPASFADSLEVMCSMAFFSKGRVESGEGVAPFVEVLTRLPEEAKAHAREAIVQRAMAFLSKPRRLDCSRAPLIGYAETLAMMTRRELLSVRSVVGTLVQMIENDTTRTAGMTCLGKLMEVAYEAVRNCDAATLSALRGAVRLAQVNDTFLYDVEYIMEAFGWSPYKPALSLRRSSCHHEFPILSLAYCGGANHREVVVSSSSDGTIGTWDGVGVLLQNVLLSRHYASCLDLTNRGHTLIVGAVGRYTNTPPAVIFYNEDGNRKAQWQECGGTEPDDASFISSLKCLKDSSGSRYCVGVQTSNANSLMIFDGQHVTQRYFDHTDIITAIHVPSDRENLVITGSRDCSTLIYDLRDPRSVSAATHHTNTVSCITSCDNNLFTAGLDKRVVVEDFRMLRSPNVQRDMESAVLSMSVSNSLQCAVATLTGVYLINFSSSTSVPTSSRSDCGGSASRYNAVCWNNAGTILFGGGEAHTLDLFAPAYELNSFEV; via the coding sequence ATGAAAATCACGATCAATATTGAACTCGCGCACTCGGAGCTGTACAAAGCGGCACATCTTCAGCAGACAGTGTCCGAGCTAGACCCGAATGCCGCGGTGCGATTCAAGACGGATACGAGCTTCCTAGCGCAGCGCATAAAGGATGCGGTGAAGGCGAAGCAGTACGATACAGTAGTGAGCGAGCTGGTCCACCGTCTCTCATATCCTGCTTCCTTTGCGGATAGCCTGGAGGTGATGTGCTCGATGGCGTTCTTCAGCAAGGGCCGCGTGGAAAGCGGCGAGGGCGTTGCTCCATTTGTAGAGGTGCTTACTCGTCTGCctgaggaggcgaaggcgcacGCAAGGGAGGCGATCGTGCAGCGCGCAATGGCGTTTCTGTCGAAGCCACGGCGCCTGGACTGTAGCCGTGCACCCTTAATTGGCTATGCGGAGACCTTGGCCATGATGACGCGAAGGGAGCTGCTGAGCGTCCGTAGTGTCGTGGGGACGTTGGTGCAAATGATCGAGAACGACACGACTCGGACTGCTGGCATGACGTGCTTAGGCAAATTAATGGAGGTCGCGTACGAGGCTGTCCGGAACTGcgacgcggcgacgctgaGCGCTTTGCGAGGCGCGGTCCGCCTCGCACAGGTGAACGATACATTCCTGTACGACGTGGAGTACATTATGGAGGCATTCGGATGGTCGCCGTACAAGCCGGCGCTGAGCCTGCGTCGCTCCAGCTGCCATCATGAGTTCCccattctctctcttgcctaCTGCGGTGGTGCGAACCATCGCGAGGTGGTCGTGAGCTCCTCTTCGGACGGCACGATAGGGACGTgggacggcgtcggcgtgctgctgcagaacgTCCTCCTTTCGCGCCATTACGCTTCTTGCCTAGACCTCACAAACCGCGGCCATACGCTGATCGTCGGCGCGGTGGGGCGATACACAAACACCCCGCCGGCCGTGATCTTTTACAACGAAGATGGCAATCGCAAGGCGCAGTGGCAGGAGTGCGGCGGCACTGAGCCTGACGACGCTAGCTTTATCTCTAGCCTCAAGTGTCTGAAGGACTCGTCCGGGTCGCGGTACTGCGTCGGCGTGCAAACGTCAAACGCGAACTCCCTCATGATCTTCGACGGCCAGCACGTGACGCAGCGCTACTTTGATCACACGGACATCATCACAGCCATTCACGTTCCCAGCGACCGCGAGAACCTAGTCATCACCGGGTCTCGCGACTGCTCGACGCTGATCTACGACCTCCGAGACCCccgcagcgtcagcgcggcAACGCACCACACGAACACTGTTTCCTGCATCACGAGCTGTGACAACAACCTGTTCACGGCCGGGCTCGACAAGCGCGTCGTGGTGGAGGACTTCCGAATGCTGCGCAGCCCAAACGTGCAGCGCGACATGGAGAGCGCCGTGCTGAGTATGTCTGTTAGCAATTCGCTACAGTGTGCCGTGGCGACGCTTACTGGCGTGTACCTGATCAACTTTTCTAGCAGCACCTCCGTACCCACGTCGTCGCGCTCCGACTGTGGCGGGAGTGCCTCTCGCTACAACGCCGTGTGCTGGAACAATGCCGGCACCATCCTcttcggtggcggcgaggcacACACGCTGGATTTGTTTGCCCCTGCGTACGAGCTAAACTCCTTTGAGGTTTAA
- a CDS encoding ankyrin/TPR repeat protein: MDDGARIAEDVEKFLRAARSRETADCSRMLKEKPELVNCVEAGGYAALHFAAFNGDAETVRLLLEYKADLNIENMDGNTPLVMSVKGRQLGCIRMLANAGADVNKESHSGSTAAHYAASMGYLDCLRLLVELGAKKIYGESEAGTLLHWACHSGDVNCIGAVIYELKVPINAVDKHGGTALFTAIFMKKMEAVEFLVEHGAAVNIAIANDGSTPLHIAVEHANSECVRLLCSCGADASAKNGEGKTPLDLAKAANNSNAVKELEKAQLPQEKRADEAARFKNQGNKVFQQGENVKAAKFYTLSIHLDPTNHVYYSNRAACYFNQHFYTGAYWDALRCIALDPSWPKGYLRKAATELALKKYSDALTTASQGLKLDPTNKDLQQVKDEAFKMLKK; this comes from the coding sequence ATGGACGACGGAGCTCGCATTGCCGAAGATGTGGAGAAGTTTCTTCGCGCTGCGCGCTCGCGCGAAACGGCAGATTGCAGCCGAATGCTGAAGGAAAAGCCAGAGCTCGTGAACTGTGTCGAGGCTGGCGGCTACGCTGCCCTCCACTTTGCCGCCTTCAACGGTGATGCAGAGACGGTTCGTCTTCTACTAGAGTACAAGGCGGATCTGAACATCGAGAACATGGACGGCAACACGCCTCTGGTCATGAGTGTGAAGGGACGACAGCTGGGGTGCATTCGCATGCTGGCGAACGCGGGCGCCGACGTAAACAAGGAGTCCCACTCAGGAAGCACGGCTGCGCACTACGCCGCATCTATGGGATACCTGGactgcctccgccttcttgtGGAGCTGGGGGCCAAGAAGATATACGGGGAGAGCGAAGCGGGCACTCTGCTTCACTGGGCGTGCCACTCTGGTGACGTCAACTGTATCGGCGCTGTCATTTACGAGCTGAAAGTGCCAATCAACGCAGTGGACAAGCACGGCGGCACGGCTCTGTTCACGGCCATTTTCATGAAGAAAATGGAGGCTGTGGAGTTCCTAGTTGAGCATGGCGCGGCGGTCAACATCGCCATTGCCAACGACGGCAGCACGCCGCTGCACATTGCTGTAGAGCATGCAAACTCGGAGTGTGTCCGCctgctgtgcagctgcggcgccgacgccagcgccAAGAACGGAGAAGGCAAGACGCCGCTGGACTTGGCGAAGGCCGCCAACAACTCTAATGCTGTCAAGGAGCTTGAGAAGGCGCAGCTACCGCAGGAGAAGCGTGCTGATGAGGCGGCACGGTTCAAGAACCAGGGCAACAAGGTGTTCCAGCAGGGCGAGAACGTCAAGGCTGCAAAGTTCTACACCCTTTCCATTCACCTCGACCCAACCAACCACGTCTACTACAGCAACCGCGCCGCCTGCTACTTCAACCAGCACTTCTACACAGGAGCTTACTGGGATGCTCTGCGCTGTATCGCACTCGACCCGTCGTGGCCAAAGGGCTATCTGCGCAAGGCCGCCACTGAGCTTGCGCTGAAGAAATACAGTGACGCACTCACCACCGCCTCACAGGGCTTGAAACTCGACCCCACGAACAAGGACCTCCAGCAAGTGAAAGACGAGGCGTTCAAGATGCTGAAAAAGTGA
- a CDS encoding putative pyruvate dehydrogenase (lipoamide) kinase: MSRLSLPSLGLFVVFVRVLCSCITHVGRADLQMLRRGFCRSIPLLGPTFTELVERLDSFEKEFIEWKAFRKAVESTSPKVTEAAKEIIAESMKEVKTSKVNLENPLTPEEFTELNQFYAKQKVKDIFFENLLYINTPNDLMQHSEIVFRQYLVRIARRVRHLNHAPYGLSQMPGIQMLKKWYQWSFHDVRSTPVPTTRDGCYRCDRMVRRVFLRHYNVSSLITDGMVEFAGREGWTHVDEEVMHTYDELQHFFEAFCLGRVRLRFLVGNYMYLSTKILGVSREEYAVNDADGLTVPIFFDHNADDFVGQICKRCSLLVLTKCAIKEAQATYDAEIELKLAGDPSLVFVGVPYITYDIICAMLEDAVSANVDRQERTGKECTKIEVTLAQWPTNKRFVLRISDTAGGMTLRQASMQLSCWSLYRNIQGHNQDTISTWTSSPIRLPYAYNAARVIGGNITLASIEGYGTDRQLYLPSTGLAGVSL, translated from the coding sequence ATGTCTCGACTTTCTTTGCCTTCACTTGgccttttcgttgtttttgTGCGCGTTTTGTGTAGCTGCATCACTCACGTCGGGAGAGCAGATCTACAGATGCTTCGTCGAGGCTTTTGCCGCAGTATCCCGCTCTTGGGACCCACCTTTACAGAGCTTGTGGAGCGGCTGGACTCCTTTGAGAAGGAGTTCATCGAGTGGAAGGCGTTTCGGAAAGCGGTCGAGTCAACGTCTCCGAAGGTGACGGAGGCAGCGAAGGAGATTATTGCGGAGAGCATGAAGGAGGTGAAGACGAGCAAGGTGAACTTGGAAAACCCGCTGACGCCTGAAGAGTTCACGGAGTTGAACCAGTTTTACGCCAAGCAGAAGGTGAAGGATATTTTCTTCGAAAACTTGCTTTACATCAACACACCGAATGACTTGATGCAGCATTCGGAGATCGTTTTTCGACAGTACCTTGTGCGCATTGCCCGTCGCGTTCGCCACTTGAATCATGCCCCGTACGGCCTTTCGCAGATGCCGGGAATTCAAATGCTGAAGAAGTGGTACCAGTGGAGTTTTCACGACGTTCGCAGCACTCCTGTTCCAACGACCCGAGACGGATGCTACCGATGTGACCGCATGGTGCGGCGCGTTTTCCTACGCCACTACAACGTGAGCTCTCTCATCACCGATGGTATGGTCGAGTTTGCCGGCCGCGAGGGATGGACGCATGTAGACGAAGAAGTGATGCACACGTATgatgagctgcagcacttTTTCGAAGCATTTTGCCTGGGTCGTGTCCGTCTTCGCTTTTTGGTAGGCAATTATATGTATCTGTCAACCAAAATCCTTGGTGTCTCGAGGGAGGAGTACGCCGTGAATGACGCAGACGGGCTTACAGTGCCCATCTTTTTCGACCATAATGCGGACGATTTTGTTGGGCAGATCTGCAAGAGATGCTCTCTGTTGGTACTCACGAAGTGCGCGATCAAAGAAGCGCAGGCGACTTATGATGCGGAGATCGAGCTAAAACTGGCTGGGGATCCTAGTTTGGTCTTTGTGGGGGTACCGTATATCACGTATGACATCATTTGCGCGATGCTGGAGGACGCCGTGTCTGCCAACGTTGATCGCCAGGAACGGACAGGCAAGGAGTGCACCAAAATCGAAGTCACGCTGGCGCAGTGGCCGACAAACAAGCGCTTTGTTCTGCGTATATCTGATACGGCGGGCGGAATGACCTTACGCCAGGCTTCAATGCAGCTGTCCTGCTGGTCTCTTTACAGAAATATCCAAGGTCATAATCAGGATACGATTTCAACGTGGACCTCAAGTCCGATTCGGCTACCCTATGCGTACAATGCCGCGCGCGTGATTGGTGGGAACATTACGCTGGCGTCCATTGAAGGCTACGGCACGGATCGGCAGCTGTATCTGCCGTCTACTGGACTTGCTGGTGTGTCGCTGTGA
- a CDS encoding glycosomal membrane like protein — translation MSVVGTLSTYMAATDSRDKMIKGAGCFFKLMGALYGNPNFMKAGAAMSDARCLIRMLSWLSNVQKISDAMEKRIVQPRDVLFVLRVLFDGIFSLLDNIVFAGRFFNPNSPSLSQMSYVSRASLFYGYAVAVVLDVYDLARDPKMPKRGDRYLVLTRNACDMVSAIGNVCTVDIGGVNVAGLGLISAIIATREQLLAAATKSGGNTIGTIPAKAAAQQPKK, via the coding sequence ATGTCCGTTGTTGGCACTCTTAGCACCTACATGGCCGCGACCGACTCACGCGACAAGATGATTAAGGGTGCCGGGTGCTTCTTCAAGCTGATGGGTGCCCTTTACGGCAACCCCAACTTCATGAAGGCAGGCGCGGCCATGTCCGATGCGCGCTGCTTGATACGCATGCTGTCGTGGCTCAGTAACGTGCAGAAGATCAGTGACGCGATGGAGAAGCGCATCGTACAGCCCCGCGACGTTCTGTTCGTGCTGCGGGTGCTGTTCGACGGCATCTTCAGCCTCCTGGACAACATCGTGTTCGCCGGGCGTTTCTTCAACCCCAATTCGCCAAGCTTGTCACAGATGTCGTATGTCTCGCGCGCGTCCCTCTTCTACGGCTATGCCGTGGCTGTAGTGCTCGACGTTTATGACCTCGCGCGGGATCCGAAAATGCCGAAGCGCGGTGACCGCTACCTGGTGCTGACGCGCAACGCCTGCGATATGGTTTCGGCCATCGGCAATGTGTGCACTGTGGACATCGGCGGGGTCAATGTGGCTGGACTGGGTCTCATCAGCGCCATCATCGCGACccgcgagcagctcctggcggcggccaccaAATCTGGTGGCAACACCATCGGCACTATCCCAGcgaaggcggctgcgcagcagccgaagAAGTGA
- a CDS encoding putative ATPase domain protein, with product MSVDGHLIADVQRLRQLGEQSLFLLVVGGKGAGKSTALQSFTSGLQVATKARHAAGVHDCVLTAPAAASSDDDFTLWTLTYASVAHSSSTLGALSTRAPLLRPFSIIVADDIDLLWLLCSMNGFLPLLQRLLHAALTSSSCAVVASAPSQNTVPAWLLEQKVPALYPLRELTEAGARRLLRSVPQPLFKSHGELLISAQAPFTSRQVFLFNACMALEAASHGATGEKLRSLVQEDCTFLHHQRSPTGAQRAPPHLYGLGEVRHRIRTLVSVFAAHSSPGGGGRLMGSLPSSTGLLLHGPSGCGKSSLARQTAADFQSIPFFFVECTMLFSKYLGESEAQLREVYRQARTRPPAVVVLEDLDVIAQSRGAMQRGDGDQSSGNGKSQLDVTRRMLAGLLCELDGVTDNSGVLTIGITNAPQVLDAAVLRQGRLETLVYIPPLTQDGAEEWCTHFFERFDGTEEQRRECVVMVASHAVGCAAASLQYVLRKVFEASALRHGWDAASAGSLPLPTLLEIQGHLFESCSVLRRVEHPHFE from the coding sequence ATGTCCGTTGACGGACACCTTATCGCTGATGTGCAGCGACTTCGCCAGCTCGGGGAACAgtcgctcttcctcctcgttgtCGGCGGTAAAGGTGCGGGCAAAAGTACGGCACTTCAGAGCTTTACAAGTGGACTGCAGGTGGCGACCAAGGCCCGGCACGCGGCCGGAGTGCACGACTGTGTTCTTACCGCACCGGCAGCTGCTTCATCTGACGATGACTTCACGCTGTGGACACTGACCTACGCCAGTGtggcgcacagcagctcAACGTTAGGCGCGCTCTCTACCCgtgcgccactgctgcggccCTTCTCGATCATCGTCGCTGATGATATTGACCTTCTCTGGCTTCTATGCAGCATGAACGGCTTTCTGccactcctccagcgtctccTCCACGCAGCGTTGACGAGCTCTTCATGTGCGGTCGTTGCCAGTGCTCCCAGTCAGAACACGGTGCCGGCATGGCTACTAGAACAAAAGGTACCCGCTCTCTACCCGCTCCGCGAGCTTACCGAGGCGGGAGCGAGGCGGCTGTTGCGCAGCGTTCCGCAGCCACTCTTCAAATCGCATGGCGAGCTGCTCATTAGCGCACAGGCCCCCTTCACCTCACGCCAAGTGTTTCTCTTCAACGCATGCATGGCACTGGAGGCCGCCTCGCACGGCGCCACCGGAGAAAAGCTGCGCTCACTGGTTCAGGAGGACTGCACATtcctccaccaccagcgTTCCCCTActggcgcgcagcgcgcacctcctcacCTGTACGGTTTAGGCGAGGTTCGCCATCGCATCCGCACTCTTGTCTCTGTGTTCGCCGCACACAGTAGCccaggcggtggcggtcgGCTGATGGgatccctcccctcctccaccgggTTACTTCTTCACGGCCCGTCGGGGTGCGGAAAGTCGAGCCTCGCCCGACAGACGGCCGCCGACTTTCAGTCTATCCCGTTTTTCTTTGTGGAATGCACAATGCTATTTTCCAAGTACCTTGGCGAGAGTGAGGCGCAGTTGCGGGAGGTTTACCGTCAAGCACGGACGCGCCctccggcggtggtggtacTGGAGGACCTGGATGTCATCGCACAGTCTCGCGGTGCGATGCAGCGCGGAGACGGGGACCAGAGCAGTGGCAATGGCAAAAGCCAGCTCGACGTCACAAGGCGCATGCTGGCGGGTCTCCTCTGTGAGCTGGACGGCGTCACAGACAACAGTGGCGTACTCACCATTGGAATCACTAATGCACCGCAGGTGCtcgacgctgccgtcctcCGCCAGGGCCGACTTGAAACGCTTGTGTACATTCCGCCCCTCACCCAGGACGGGGCAGAGGAATGGTGCACGCATTTTTTCGAGCGATTCGATGGCACAGAGGAGCAGAGGCGTGAGTGCGTCGTGATGGTGGCCAGCCACGCGgtcggctgcgctgccgcgtcgctgcagtACGTCCTGCGAAAAGTTTTCGAAGCAAGTGCGCTGCGTCACGGTTGGGACGCAGCGTCAGCCGGATCGCTGCCCTTGCCGACCCTTCTGGAGATTCAGGGACACCTCTTCGAGAGCTGCTCCGTGCTGCGGCGTGTGGAGCATCCCCACTTCGAGTAA
- a CDS encoding putative clathrin coat assembly protein has protein sequence MNSTDTKQSAGYFKEKATIGLSSFSGDEIVKAILKTTSHLLKAPKEKYMQKLVAASYGQYGSGLREGLPINEFIVRELEKRSHTHNWIVVLKTMVSFHRLMCDASDSMVETICYYRHVFRASNIKNLADTADGAGQAYFIAQYMTYLEERCVMQSALGKGRRVEIREFEEYLETLNAKSLQPVFEILLRLFEAVPAVEYREAVVNNFCTLEAYQLLVRDGKQLFQHLAKRVIFILDGFEDFSLPEKRRWFDLYRRYASAFASVKQYFDSMLCSSRVFLEPVPKLKPLPESLLTRLEGDIRASETAKEGLCTLESLGICSREDSRVDSKEEKIRPPRAPEPAVVNQSEAVTALTPAAPTVSLDDLFVPSQEPTKPVQPASCPASWTPAPLAATSFQQGSEQFQWETGVPQNWGSGGHITLQAIATPPVPPPQHAFSGGAPPPAGEGALYPLVQSALKQPPPPVQFKKPADPLKDLYNSCHWQSN, from the coding sequence ATGAACAGTACCGATACAAAACAGAGCGCCGGCTACTTTAAGGAAAAGGCGACAATCGGCTTGAGTTCCTTCAGTGGCGATGAAATCGTGAAGGCTATTTTGAAGACTACCAGTCACCTACTGAAAGCACCGAAGGAAAAGTATATGCAGAAGCTGGTGGCCGCCTCGTACGGGCAGTATGGATCTGGATTGAGAGAGGGGCTTCCGATCAATGAGTTCATTGTCCGCGAGCTGGAGAAGCGATCTCACACTCACAACTGGATTGTAGTGCTGAAGACAATGGTCTCTTTTCATCGGCTGATGTGTGATGCCTCGGACAGCATGGTGGAAACGATCTGCTATTACAGACATGTGTTTAGGGCCTCAAACATCAAGAACCTGGCTGACACCGCTGACGGGGCTGGTCAGGCGTATTTTATTGCTCAATACATGACTTATCTGGAGGAGCGCTGTGTTATGCAGAGTGCTCTCGGAAAGGGTCGGCGCGTTGAGATTCGTGAGTTTGAGGAGTACCTGGAGACGCTGAATGCAAAGTCGCTCCAGCCGGTGTTTGAAATTCTGCTTCGACTCTTCGAGGCGGTGCCAGCAGTCGAGTACCGTGAGGCTGTGGTGAACAACTTTTGCACTCTGGAGGCGTATCAACTGCTTGTCCGGGACGGAAAGCAACTCTTCCAGCACTTGGCAAAGCGTGTCATCTTCATACTCGATGGATTTGAGGACTTTTCGCTGCCGGAGAAGCGGCGCTGGTTTGACTTGTACCGCAGATATGCTAGTGCATTTGCTTCTGTCAAGCAGTACTTCGATTCCATGTTGTGTTCCTCGCGCGTTTTTCTGGAGCCGGTGCCCAAGTTAAAGCCGCTACCGGAGTCACTGCTGACTCGTTTGGAGGGCGACATACGCGCCAGTGAAACGGCAAAGGAGGGACTGTGCACGCTGGAGAGCCTCGGTATCTGCAGCAGAGAAGATTCGCGCGTTGATAGCAAGGAAGAGAAGATTCgaccgccgcgcgcgccagaGCCGGCTGTGGTAAATCAGTCAGAAGCTGTCACCGCTCTCACGCCAGCTGCACCGACCGTTTCATTGGATGACCTTTTTGTGCCAAGCCAGGAGCCAACGAAGCCAGTGCAGCCTGCTTCTTGTCCTGCCTCTTGGACACCTGCACCACTGGCGGCCACGTCATTCCAACAGGGTTCCGAGCAATTTCAGTGGGAAACTGGCGTGCCGCAGAACTGGGGATCTGGCGGCCATATCACCCTCCAAGCCATCGCGACGCCaccagtgccgccgccgcagcacgccTTTTCAGGtggtgcaccaccgcctgctggagaaggcgcgctGTACCCTCTGGTGCAATCGGCGTTGAagcaaccgccgccgccagtgcAGTTCAAGAAGCCGGCGGACCCGTTAAAGGACTTGTACAATAGCTGCCACTGGCAATCGAACTAG